A region of Sphingobium baderi DNA encodes the following proteins:
- a CDS encoding glutathione S-transferase family protein has translation MAEITFYTNPMSRGQIVRWMLEEVGEPYDLVPLDYGTGMKASDYLAINPMGKVPAIVHAGKTITEAAAICAYLADAFPAAHLAPPIDRRADYYRWLFFAAGPVEAAVTNKALGFIIPEGRERMAGYGTFDHTIDALESAVSGPGWICSDQFTAADVYVGAQIDWGLQFGTIPNRPSFDAYAVRLRDRPGYQRQRELDNALIAKMQRNSQ, from the coding sequence ATGGCAGAGATCACCTTCTACACAAACCCCATGTCACGCGGCCAGATCGTGCGATGGATGCTGGAGGAGGTTGGCGAACCATATGACCTCGTCCCACTCGACTATGGCACCGGCATGAAGGCATCCGACTACCTCGCCATCAATCCCATGGGCAAAGTTCCCGCTATCGTCCATGCCGGAAAAACGATCACCGAAGCCGCAGCCATCTGCGCCTATCTGGCTGATGCCTTCCCGGCGGCCCATCTTGCTCCGCCTATTGACCGCCGCGCCGATTATTACCGCTGGCTCTTTTTCGCGGCTGGCCCCGTGGAAGCGGCGGTGACCAACAAGGCTCTCGGCTTCATCATCCCGGAAGGCCGGGAACGAATGGCGGGATATGGAACGTTCGACCACACCATAGATGCATTGGAAAGCGCCGTTTCAGGCCCCGGCTGGATTTGCAGCGATCAGTTTACCGCAGCCGATGTCTATGTCGGCGCGCAGATTGATTGGGGACTTCAATTCGGCACCATTCCCAACCGCCCATCCTTTGATGCCTATGCCGTCCGCCTTCGCGACCGTCCCGGCTATCAGCGGCAGAGGGAATTGGACAATGCTCTGATCGCCAAGATGCAGCGAAACAGCCAATAA
- a CDS encoding DUF2163 domain-containing protein — translation MSVAEILGKPLCTLAFCWRLERRDGVTMGLTSHDRDLTVDHVRYRAAPGMMPSAIRSGITAEGADMDVEGALTSDAISEDDLMAGRWDGAALEVRLTEWEEPGALWLLLARGEIGAVGRRGGAFTAELLGATNALRSAVVPSTSADCRARLGDRQCRVDMAGRRRIVVVSGIEDGVAQVEGLTAGAYAFGTLRWLTGGNGGVVQAVTDNETDRATLADPPPFVVEAGTLALLTEGCDRQLATCAARFGNVVNFRGEPYLPGTDLLTRYPGA, via the coding sequence ATGAGTGTGGCGGAGATATTGGGCAAGCCGCTGTGCACGCTGGCCTTTTGTTGGCGGCTGGAGCGGCGGGATGGCGTGACGATGGGCCTCACCAGCCATGACCGCGACCTGACTGTCGATCATGTCCGCTATCGCGCCGCGCCGGGCATGATGCCTTCGGCCATCCGCAGCGGCATCACGGCGGAGGGCGCGGACATGGATGTCGAGGGCGCGCTGACATCCGACGCCATCAGCGAGGATGACCTGATGGCAGGACGTTGGGATGGCGCGGCGCTGGAGGTGCGGCTTACCGAATGGGAGGAGCCGGGCGCGCTGTGGCTGTTGCTGGCGCGGGGGGAGATAGGCGCTGTGGGGCGCAGGGGCGGCGCGTTCACGGCGGAACTGCTGGGCGCGACCAATGCGCTGCGGAGCGCGGTCGTGCCTTCGACTTCGGCGGATTGCAGGGCGCGGCTGGGCGACCGGCAGTGCCGGGTGGACATGGCCGGACGCAGGCGCATCGTGGTGGTTTCTGGTATCGAGGATGGCGTGGCGCAGGTCGAAGGGCTGACGGCGGGCGCTTATGCCTTTGGCACGCTGCGCTGGCTGACCGGCGGCAATGGCGGGGTCGTTCAGGCGGTGACGGACAATGAAACCGACCGGGCGACACTGGCCGATCCGCCGCCCTTCGTGGTGGAGGCGGGGACATTGGCTTTGCTGACAGAGGGATGTGACCGGCAACTGGCGACCTGCGCCGCGCGCTTCGGCAATGTCGTCAATTTCCGGGGCGAGCCTTATCTGCCGGGCACGGACCTGCTGACCCGCTATCCCGGCGCATGA
- a CDS encoding Bax inhibitor-1/YccA family protein, which translates to MANWSDPRSDIAGFGGGATVARGEAFDAGLRAYMLSVYNYMASGVLLTGLVAMLFASSGLALQILAGPGILKYVIMFAPLVFVMVMSFGVNRLSTFAMQAMFWAYAAVMGLSLASIFLVYTGTSIAQTFFATAAAFAGLSLWGYTTKKDLSGFGTFLIMGLVGLLVACLINLFLRSSVMDLVISVVGVLLFAGLTAYDTQKIKSIYAHVAGTDMMGKSVVMGALNLYLDFINMFLFLLRFMGSSRD; encoded by the coding sequence ATGGCCAACTGGTCCGACCCCCGTTCCGACATTGCGGGCTTTGGCGGCGGCGCCACGGTAGCGCGCGGCGAGGCGTTTGACGCTGGCCTGCGGGCCTATATGCTGTCGGTTTATAACTATATGGCGAGCGGCGTTCTGCTGACGGGTTTGGTCGCCATGCTGTTCGCCTCCAGCGGTCTGGCGTTGCAGATCCTGGCAGGCCCCGGCATCCTGAAATATGTCATCATGTTCGCCCCGCTTGTCTTCGTCATGGTGATGAGCTTTGGCGTAAACCGGCTTTCGACTTTTGCAATGCAGGCGATGTTCTGGGCCTATGCCGCGGTGATGGGCCTGTCGCTGGCGTCGATCTTCCTGGTTTATACCGGCACGTCGATCGCGCAGACTTTTTTTGCCACGGCAGCAGCCTTCGCGGGATTGAGCCTGTGGGGCTATACGACGAAGAAGGATTTGTCAGGCTTTGGCACCTTCCTCATCATGGGGCTCGTGGGCTTGCTGGTGGCATGCCTCATCAACCTGTTCCTGCGTTCCAGCGTTATGGATCTGGTGATCAGCGTCGTCGGCGTTTTGCTGTTCGCGGGCCTGACGGCCTATGACACGCAGAAAATCAAGAGCATCTACGCCCATGTCGCGGGCACGGATATGATGGGCAAGTCGGTCGTGATGGGGGCGCTGAACCTTTATCTCGACTTCATCAACATGTTCCTGTTCCTGCTGCGCTTCATGGGTAGCAGCCGGGACTGA
- the clpA gene encoding ATP-dependent Clp protease ATP-binding subunit ClpA: MPSFAPALETTLHNALTHASERHHEYATLEHLLLALIDDEHASKVMQACGVELGELGDAVTQYLDHELDSLKVEGQSDPSPTSGFQRVVQRAILHVQSSGKDEVTGANVLVALFSERESYAVYFLQQQDMSRLDAVSYISHGVGKGTSAPEAREAKGAQEEEKKAQDSKGKKDSALEQFTVNLNEKAERGKVDPLIGRAAEVDRTIQILCRRSKNNPLYVGDPGVGKTAIAEGLARKIIEGDVPDVLREAVIYSLDMGALLAGTRYRGDFEERLKAVVTELEKMPHAVLFIDEIHTVIGAGATSGGAMDASNLLKPALSGGTIRCIGSTTYKEFRNHFEKDRALLRRFQKIDVNEPTVEDTIKILAGLRSAFEEHHNVKYTPDAIKSAVELSARYINDRKLPDKAIDVIDEVGAMQMLVVPSKRKKTITPKEIEAVIATMARIPPKTVSSDDKTVLGALDTDLKRVVFGQDKAIEVLSSAIKLSRAGLRDPDKPIGNYLFSGPTGVGKTEVARQLANLLGIPLQRFDMSEYMERHSVSRLIGAPPGYVGYDQGGLLTDAVDQNPHSVLLLDEIEKAHPDLFNILLQVMDNGRLTDHHGKTVDFRNTILIMTTNAGASDMEKESIGFGNITRGDVQEDAVKKLFTPEFRNRLDAVVPFGYLPPEIVARVIDKFVLQLELQLADRDVHITLDDDAKAWLTARGYDKLYGARPMGRLMQEKIKQPLAEELLFGKLVHGGEVHVRLKDDALAFEITPAAPKKGKKGGKPKAAEQAK; encoded by the coding sequence ATGCCATCTTTCGCACCCGCTCTCGAGACCACGCTGCACAATGCGCTGACTCATGCGTCCGAGCGTCATCATGAATATGCGACGCTGGAGCATCTCCTGCTCGCCCTGATCGACGACGAGCATGCGTCGAAAGTGATGCAGGCCTGCGGCGTGGAGCTTGGCGAACTGGGCGACGCCGTCACCCAATATCTCGACCATGAACTCGACAGCCTGAAGGTGGAGGGCCAGTCCGACCCCTCCCCCACCAGCGGTTTTCAGCGCGTCGTCCAGCGCGCGATCCTGCACGTCCAGTCATCCGGCAAGGATGAGGTGACGGGCGCCAATGTCCTCGTCGCGCTCTTTTCGGAGCGGGAGAGCTATGCCGTCTATTTCCTCCAGCAGCAGGATATGAGCCGCCTCGACGCGGTCAGCTATATCAGCCACGGCGTCGGTAAGGGCACGTCCGCGCCCGAAGCGCGCGAAGCGAAGGGCGCTCAGGAAGAAGAAAAGAAGGCGCAGGACAGCAAGGGCAAGAAGGACAGCGCCCTGGAGCAGTTCACCGTCAACCTCAACGAAAAGGCCGAGCGGGGTAAGGTCGATCCGCTGATCGGCCGCGCGGCCGAAGTCGACCGGACGATCCAGATCCTCTGCCGCCGATCGAAGAACAACCCGCTCTATGTAGGCGATCCGGGCGTCGGCAAGACAGCCATCGCCGAAGGTCTGGCGCGCAAGATCATAGAGGGCGACGTGCCCGACGTGCTCAGGGAAGCCGTGATCTATTCGCTCGACATGGGCGCGCTGCTTGCCGGAACCCGCTATCGCGGCGATTTCGAGGAGCGGCTGAAGGCCGTCGTCACCGAGCTTGAGAAGATGCCTCATGCGGTGCTCTTCATCGACGAAATCCACACCGTCATCGGCGCGGGCGCGACCAGCGGCGGCGCGATGGATGCGTCCAACCTGCTGAAACCTGCCTTGTCCGGCGGTACGATCCGCTGCATCGGCTCGACCACCTACAAGGAATTTCGCAATCATTTCGAGAAGGACCGCGCCCTGCTGCGCCGGTTCCAGAAGATCGACGTCAACGAACCCACGGTAGAGGACACGATCAAGATTCTCGCGGGCCTGCGGAGCGCCTTTGAGGAGCATCACAACGTCAAATATACGCCCGACGCGATCAAGTCGGCGGTCGAGCTTTCGGCTCGCTACATCAACGACCGCAAGCTTCCCGACAAAGCCATCGATGTGATTGATGAAGTCGGGGCGATGCAGATGCTGGTAGTGCCTTCAAAGCGCAAGAAAACGATCACCCCCAAGGAGATCGAAGCGGTCATCGCCACCATGGCGCGCATCCCGCCCAAGACGGTGTCGAGCGACGACAAGACGGTGCTGGGCGCGCTGGACACCGATCTCAAGCGCGTGGTCTTCGGCCAGGACAAGGCGATCGAGGTGCTCAGTTCCGCGATCAAGCTGTCCCGCGCGGGACTGCGCGATCCGGACAAGCCGATCGGCAACTATCTCTTCTCCGGCCCCACCGGCGTCGGCAAGACAGAGGTCGCGCGCCAGCTCGCCAACCTGCTCGGCATCCCGCTCCAGCGTTTCGACATGTCGGAATATATGGAGCGCCACTCGGTCAGCCGCCTGATCGGCGCGCCTCCGGGTTATGTCGGCTATGATCAGGGCGGCCTGCTGACCGACGCGGTGGATCAGAATCCGCACAGCGTCCTGCTGCTGGACGAGATCGAAAAGGCGCATCCCGACTTGTTCAACATCCTGTTGCAGGTCATGGATAACGGCCGCCTGACCGATCACCACGGCAAGACCGTCGATTTCCGCAATACTATCCTCATCATGACCACCAATGCCGGTGCGTCGGACATGGAGAAGGAGAGCATCGGTTTCGGCAACATCACGCGCGGCGATGTGCAGGAGGATGCGGTGAAGAAGCTTTTCACCCCCGAATTCCGCAACCGTCTCGATGCAGTGGTTCCCTTCGGCTATCTGCCGCCGGAAATCGTCGCCCGCGTCATCGACAAGTTCGTGCTCCAGCTCGAACTGCAACTGGCCGACCGCGATGTCCACATCACGCTGGACGATGATGCGAAGGCATGGCTGACGGCGCGCGGCTATGACAAGCTCTATGGCGCGCGTCCCATGGGCCGTCTGATGCAGGAGAAGATCAAGCAGCCGCTGGCCGAGGAACTTCTGTTCGGCAAGCTCGTCCATGGCGGTGAAGTCCATGTCCGGCTGAAGGACGATGCCCTCGCCTTCGAAATCACGCCCGCCGCGCCCAAAAAGGGCAAGAAGGGTGGCAAGCCGAAGGCAGCCGAACAGGCAAAATAA
- a CDS encoding OmpA family protein, which yields MRKLALAAALATSALATPALARDNSWYVGVDAGVLLVEDQDIRFNPGVTVPDVDYHKGYDFDANIGYDFGSFRLEAEAAYKRAKVDLDKSGFGGAASALSFMLNGLLDFGPDDGLQGFVGGGVGVSRGKLATDLVNDSDTGFAWQALAGVRYPLSSNVDVSLKYRFFNQDKIKLVNDYATAGPAGSDVRTKLRTHSLLLGLTYNFGEPAAPPPPPPPPPPPPPPPPPPPPVVECSPGPYIVFFEWDKSDVTPDAATILDNAVSAYSNCGSAQVMLAGYADRSGSASYNVGLSQRRADAVKAYMASKGIPDGVMTTQAFGESNPRVETADGVRELQNRRVEITYGPGSGQ from the coding sequence ATGCGGAAGCTTGCCCTCGCGGCTGCTCTTGCGACTAGCGCCCTGGCCACCCCGGCTCTGGCGCGTGACAATAGTTGGTATGTCGGCGTAGACGCCGGTGTGCTGCTGGTCGAAGATCAGGATATCAGGTTCAATCCCGGAGTGACGGTTCCGGACGTCGATTACCACAAGGGTTATGATTTCGACGCCAACATCGGCTACGATTTCGGTAGCTTCCGTCTTGAAGCTGAAGCGGCCTACAAGCGCGCCAAGGTTGATCTGGACAAGTCCGGCTTCGGTGGTGCGGCCTCTGCCCTTTCGTTCATGCTGAACGGCTTGCTTGACTTCGGTCCCGATGACGGCCTTCAGGGCTTTGTCGGTGGCGGTGTCGGCGTTTCGCGCGGCAAGCTGGCTACGGATCTCGTCAATGACAGCGATACGGGCTTTGCCTGGCAGGCACTGGCGGGTGTTCGCTATCCGCTGAGCAGCAATGTCGATGTTTCGTTGAAGTATCGCTTCTTCAACCAGGACAAGATCAAGCTGGTCAACGACTATGCCACGGCTGGCCCGGCTGGGTCGGATGTCCGGACCAAGCTGCGTACGCACAGCCTGCTGCTTGGCCTGACCTACAACTTCGGTGAGCCGGCTGCTCCGCCGCCGCCTCCGCCGCCACCCCCGCCGCCTCCGCCGCCTCCGCCGCCGCCTCCGCCGGTCGTGGAATGCAGCCCTGGACCGTACATCGTGTTCTTCGAATGGGATAAGTCGGACGTTACGCCTGACGCAGCCACCATTCTGGACAACGCGGTTTCGGCCTACAGCAACTGCGGCAGCGCCCAGGTCATGCTGGCGGGTTATGCGGACCGTTCGGGTTCGGCATCGTACAACGTCGGCCTGTCTCAGCGCCGTGCTGATGCGGTCAAGGCCTACATGGCGTCGAAGGGTATCCCTGACGGCGTGATGACGACCCAGGCGTTCGGTGAATCGAACCCCCGCGTCGAAACCGCCGACGGCGTTCGCGAACTGCAGAACCGTCGCGTGGAAATCACCTACGGTCCGGGTTCGGGTCAGTAA
- the thpR gene encoding RNA 2',3'-cyclic phosphodiesterase yields MHRLFIAIRPPLFIRSQLLTLMEGIAGARWQNDDQLHLTLRFIGEVDQYMANDLADLLGTVRFHPFTVELGSVGCFASNGRPNSLWVGLRPCDALMILHRKIDHLCVTLGLKPDARAYLPHITIARCGRSTASVEPFMKRHANFSSAPFEVSGFSLYESHLGGEGATYNQVAHYPA; encoded by the coding sequence ATGCATCGCCTGTTCATCGCCATTCGCCCACCCCTCTTCATCCGCTCTCAGCTACTGACGCTGATGGAAGGCATTGCGGGCGCGCGTTGGCAGAATGACGATCAGCTTCATTTGACCCTTCGTTTCATCGGCGAAGTGGATCAATATATGGCCAATGATCTGGCCGATCTGTTGGGAACGGTTCGGTTCCATCCCTTTACCGTCGAACTTGGCAGCGTGGGTTGCTTTGCATCCAATGGTCGACCCAATAGCCTGTGGGTTGGCCTACGCCCTTGTGACGCGCTCATGATCTTGCACCGCAAAATCGACCATCTCTGCGTCACGCTCGGCCTGAAACCGGACGCTCGCGCCTATCTGCCGCATATTACGATCGCACGGTGCGGACGGTCCACTGCATCGGTCGAGCCATTCATGAAGCGCCATGCGAACTTTTCAAGCGCGCCGTTCGAGGTGAGCGGCTTTTCATTATATGAAAGCCATCTCGGTGGAGAAGGGGCAACCTATAATCAGGTTGCCCACTATCCCGCCTAA
- a CDS encoding superoxide dismutase family protein, translated as MKFASIAWALPLFTTVGACATASNEPASLAEAPVAHAKLLAGDATARGEAKVTQAADGLHVFVRAEGLTPGLHAVHLHTTGVCTAPDFASAGGHWNPTGRQHGKDNPQGMHMGDMPNMLAGADGTGEMEYVIPGGLVSSGATPLLDADGAAVVIHAQADDNKTDPAGNAGGRVACGVLTAG; from the coding sequence ATGAAATTTGCTTCGATCGCTTGGGCTTTGCCCTTGTTCACCACCGTTGGGGCTTGCGCGACGGCTTCCAATGAACCGGCTTCTCTCGCCGAGGCGCCCGTGGCGCATGCAAAACTGCTGGCGGGCGATGCTACGGCACGAGGAGAGGCAAAGGTCACTCAGGCAGCGGATGGCCTTCATGTTTTCGTGCGGGCGGAGGGGCTGACGCCTGGGCTTCATGCGGTTCATCTTCATACCACCGGAGTCTGTACTGCGCCCGATTTCGCGAGCGCAGGCGGGCACTGGAATCCGACGGGTCGTCAGCACGGCAAGGATAATCCCCAAGGCATGCATATGGGCGATATGCCCAACATGCTCGCCGGGGCGGATGGCACGGGTGAGATGGAATATGTGATCCCCGGCGGGCTTGTCAGTTCCGGTGCGACGCCGTTGCTGGATGCAGATGGGGCGGCTGTCGTCATCCACGCGCAGGCGGACGACAATAAAACGGACCCTGCCGGCAATGCGGGCGGACGCGTGGCGTGCGGCGTGTTGACTGCGGGCTGA
- a CDS encoding DUF2793 domain-containing protein, which produces MTMDMTPRWELPLLFAGQAQKEMFHNEALTRIDMLLHGQVQSADLGEPPATPSAGECWIVGADASGEWVGREGMVACWTEGGWRFASAMAGLALWVVDRGHAMHHDGAVWRSGACRPDGLYVNDARVVGERMGAIGNPSGGLVIDGQARGAIDAILNILRTHGLIAA; this is translated from the coding sequence ATGACGATGGATATGACGCCGCGCTGGGAACTGCCGCTGCTTTTCGCGGGGCAGGCGCAGAAGGAAATGTTTCACAATGAGGCGCTGACGCGCATCGACATGCTGTTGCACGGACAGGTGCAGAGCGCCGATCTGGGGGAACCGCCCGCAACACCATCGGCCGGGGAATGCTGGATCGTCGGCGCGGATGCTTCGGGCGAATGGGTGGGGCGGGAAGGCATGGTGGCCTGCTGGACCGAGGGTGGCTGGCGCTTCGCTTCGGCGATGGCGGGACTGGCGCTCTGGGTGGTGGACCGTGGCCATGCGATGCATCATGATGGTGCGGTATGGCGTTCCGGCGCCTGTCGTCCCGATGGTCTATATGTGAATGACGCCCGTGTTGTGGGGGAGCGTATGGGCGCTATCGGCAATCCTTCGGGCGGCTTGGTGATCGACGGTCAGGCTCGCGGGGCGATAGATGCGATTCTCAATATATTGCGGACGCACGGATTAATCGCTGCATAA
- a CDS encoding phage tail protein, with protein MATVVLTAVGSVFGGPIGAALGGLVGNAFDHGALFKPKGRQGPRLQDLHIQTSTYGTQIPKLFGTMRVAGTVIWATDLRETKKKSGGGKGQPSVTTYSYSASFAVALSARAVRSVKRIWADGNLLRGASGDFKTALGDFRLYRGEEDQAVDPLIASKQGASQTPAHRGIAYAVFEDLSLADYGNRIPSLTFEVEADDGAVSIGAIATGLSEERIGGEGLASVDGYAAGGSDLEDALAPLVETFGLALAAGEEGLVISPEWREASHDIPAASQCGRVNGRALDALERSGAAADAVPVALSVRHYDASRDYQAGMQRVTRPGPGRLEQGLELPAVLTGDAARALAGERLGAYWAGRAGLTLRCGWEALCRQPGSVVTVEGEAGLWRIEEREWEAMAVRLSLRRVPGAGGTIPPGASSGAIVRESDAPHGPTSLLLADLPNLKDGTVSTPILVAAAGGGAGWRGAALFAMNELGEAAPAGRTAPRATMGRADAALPGGSATLIDESHSLFVTLLAQDMELMDANELALAQGSNLCLVGDELMQFSRAVRTSPLSYRLSGLRRGLRGTEWAMDAHVGGEGFLLLEEDRLIEPLAALGAEGEEGALLRLSAIGIGDVEPVEAALAIRGEALKPPSPVHVRLVPDGAGGWRIGWTRRSRDGWRWSSGGDVPLGEESERYELRVLRGAEVKRRAETAEPVWLYDAAMVSDDMAGASAADCILEIRQIGSRAMGRPARVAIPA; from the coding sequence ATGGCAACAGTTGTTCTGACCGCCGTGGGATCGGTTTTCGGCGGTCCCATCGGCGCGGCGCTGGGCGGGCTGGTCGGCAACGCCTTTGACCATGGCGCGCTGTTCAAGCCGAAGGGGCGGCAAGGTCCGCGGTTGCAGGACCTGCATATCCAGACATCGACCTATGGCACGCAAATCCCGAAGCTGTTCGGGACGATGCGCGTGGCGGGCACGGTTATCTGGGCCACCGACCTGCGCGAGACGAAGAAGAAAAGCGGCGGAGGGAAGGGGCAACCGAGCGTCACGACCTATAGCTATTCGGCGAGCTTTGCAGTGGCCCTTTCGGCGCGGGCGGTGCGATCGGTGAAGCGGATATGGGCCGATGGCAATCTGCTGCGCGGGGCGTCGGGCGATTTCAAGACCGCTCTGGGGGACTTCCGGCTTTATCGCGGAGAGGAGGATCAGGCGGTCGATCCCTTGATCGCGTCGAAGCAGGGGGCATCGCAAACCCCGGCGCATCGGGGAATTGCCTATGCCGTTTTCGAGGATTTGTCGCTGGCCGATTATGGCAATCGTATCCCGTCACTGACCTTTGAGGTCGAAGCGGATGACGGCGCGGTTTCTATCGGCGCAATCGCCACGGGGCTGAGCGAGGAGCGGATTGGTGGCGAGGGGCTGGCGAGCGTGGATGGCTATGCGGCGGGCGGTAGCGATCTGGAGGACGCCCTTGCGCCGTTGGTCGAAACCTTCGGACTGGCTCTTGCGGCGGGAGAGGAGGGGCTTGTGATAAGCCCGGAATGGCGGGAGGCCTCTCACGACATTCCAGCGGCGAGCCAGTGCGGGCGCGTGAACGGGCGGGCGCTGGACGCGCTGGAGCGATCCGGCGCGGCGGCCGATGCCGTGCCGGTGGCGCTATCGGTCCGCCATTATGATGCGTCGCGGGATTATCAGGCGGGGATGCAGCGCGTCACGCGGCCTGGCCCGGGACGGCTGGAGCAGGGCCTGGAATTGCCCGCCGTGCTGACCGGCGACGCGGCGCGGGCTTTGGCTGGAGAACGGCTGGGGGCGTATTGGGCGGGACGCGCTGGCCTGACGCTGCGTTGCGGTTGGGAAGCATTATGCCGCCAGCCCGGATCGGTCGTCACCGTCGAAGGCGAAGCGGGCCTCTGGCGGATCGAGGAACGGGAATGGGAGGCCATGGCGGTCCGCTTGTCCTTGCGCCGGGTGCCGGGGGCGGGGGGCACCATTCCCCCGGGCGCATCGTCGGGCGCCATCGTACGAGAGTCCGATGCGCCGCATGGTCCGACCAGCTTGCTATTGGCCGACCTGCCCAATTTGAAGGACGGAACCGTTAGCACGCCGATCCTTGTCGCGGCCGCTGGTGGTGGAGCGGGCTGGCGCGGAGCTGCTCTGTTCGCGATGAATGAGTTGGGCGAGGCCGCTCCCGCAGGCAGAACTGCGCCGCGCGCCACGATGGGGCGGGCCGATGCGGCCTTGCCGGGCGGGAGCGCCACGCTGATCGATGAAAGCCATTCGCTGTTCGTCACCTTGCTGGCGCAAGACATGGAATTGATGGACGCCAATGAGCTGGCTTTGGCGCAGGGCAGCAACCTGTGTCTGGTCGGGGATGAGTTGATGCAGTTCAGCCGGGCGGTAAGGACAAGTCCCCTGAGCTATCGTCTTTCCGGTTTGCGGCGCGGTTTGCGCGGCACCGAATGGGCAATGGACGCCCATGTCGGCGGAGAGGGATTCCTGTTGCTGGAGGAAGATCGGTTGATCGAGCCTCTCGCGGCCCTGGGCGCGGAAGGGGAGGAGGGCGCGCTGCTGCGGTTGAGCGCGATCGGGATCGGTGACGTGGAGCCGGTCGAGGCAGCGCTCGCCATCAGGGGGGAAGCGTTGAAGCCGCCTTCCCCCGTGCATGTCCGGCTGGTTCCTGACGGCGCGGGAGGGTGGCGCATCGGCTGGACAAGGCGCAGCCGCGACGGATGGCGCTGGAGCAGTGGCGGAGACGTGCCTCTGGGAGAAGAGAGCGAGCGTTATGAACTGCGAGTTCTGCGCGGTGCTGAGGTGAAACGGCGCGCCGAAACGGCCGAGCCGGTCTGGCTCTATGACGCGGCGATGGTTTCCGATGACATGGCGGGAGCGAGCGCGGCCGACTGCATTCTGGAAATCCGGCAGATCGGCTCCCGCGCGATGGGGCGGCCGGCCCGTGTCGCCATTCCGGCCTGA